A stretch of Mesorhizobium sp. M2A.F.Ca.ET.046.03.2.1 DNA encodes these proteins:
- a CDS encoding OsmC family protein translates to MKARVKWVEERTFVGESGSGHKVVLGTAHGPDGKTPGPSPMELVLIGTGGCSAYDVVHILEKGREAVEDCVVELDADRAETDPKVFTRIHMHFIVKGRALSHDKVKRAIDLSIEKYCSASAMMAKTATITHDFEVVETGAQ, encoded by the coding sequence GTGAAAGCACGCGTCAAATGGGTCGAGGAACGCACCTTTGTCGGCGAATCCGGCAGCGGCCATAAGGTCGTGCTGGGCACGGCGCATGGGCCGGATGGCAAGACGCCTGGGCCGAGCCCGATGGAACTGGTGCTGATCGGCACCGGCGGCTGCTCGGCCTATGACGTCGTGCATATCCTGGAGAAAGGCCGCGAGGCGGTCGAGGATTGCGTGGTGGAGCTCGACGCCGACCGGGCCGAGACCGACCCGAAAGTGTTCACCCGCATCCATATGCATTTCATCGTCAAGGGCCGCGCGCTCTCGCATGACAAGGTGAAACGGGCGATCGACCTGTCGATCGAGAAATACTGCTCGGCCAGCGCGATGATGGCGAAGACGGCGACGATCACGCATGATTTCGAGGTGGTCGAGACGGGGGCGCAGTAG
- a CDS encoding MarC family protein, translated as MPSFDSLFNAFVTILVTIDPPGLAPLFLAVTRGMNREERQQVSVRASVIGFLVMALFAVAGASILSVFGITLPAFRVAGGFLLFFIAFEMVFERRQDRKEKIGDVAITKDMIHNIAAFPLAIPLIAGPGAISATVLLSGHFEGFAAQAALVGIIFLCLVITYLVFVLSERIDRILGQTGRSILTRLLGVILAALAVQFVADGVRALMAA; from the coding sequence ATGCCGAGTTTCGACAGCCTGTTCAACGCCTTCGTCACCATACTGGTGACCATCGACCCGCCGGGGCTGGCGCCGCTCTTCCTCGCCGTGACGCGCGGCATGAACCGAGAGGAGCGCCAACAGGTCTCGGTGCGCGCCTCGGTGATCGGCTTTCTGGTCATGGCGCTGTTCGCGGTTGCCGGCGCCTCGATCCTGTCGGTGTTCGGCATCACGCTGCCGGCCTTCCGCGTCGCCGGCGGCTTTCTCTTGTTCTTCATCGCCTTCGAAATGGTGTTCGAGCGCCGCCAGGACCGCAAGGAGAAGATCGGCGACGTCGCCATCACCAAGGACATGATCCACAACATCGCCGCCTTCCCGCTGGCGATCCCGCTGATCGCCGGCCCTGGCGCGATCTCGGCGACCGTGCTGTTGTCGGGACATTTCGAAGGCTTTGCCGCGCAGGCAGCCCTGGTCGGCATCATCTTCCTCTGCCTCGTCATCACCTATCTGGTGTTTGTGCTGTCGGAACGCATCGACCGCATCCTCGGCCAGACCGGCCGCTCGATTCTGACCAGGTTGCTCGGCGTGATCCTGGCGGCCTTGGCGGTCCAGTTCGTGGCCGACGGCGTCAGGGCGCTCATGGCAGCCTAA